A window of Gallaecimonas kandeliae genomic DNA:
GACCTTGCCACCGTCGAAGCGCTTGCGCACATCCAGGCGGGTCTGGGCGGACTGCTTGCGCATGACGATGCTCTTCTGGCGGGCGCGGGCGTCGGTCAGCTTCTCGTTCAGCTGGCCCACTTCCTCGCTCAGCTTGGCGATGGTCTCCTCGACGTGAGTCAGTTCCACCTGCAGGGTCGTCATGGCATCTTCGGCGCGGTTCTTCTCGACCAGGGCACCCTTGGCCAGATCTTCGCGGTCCTTGGTCAGGGCCAGCTCGGCCTTGGCCTGCCAGTCGTTGGCCTTCTCGGCCAGCTTCTGAATGCGACGTTCCAGATCCTTGCGCTCGGCCAGGGCCTTGGCGGACAGGGAACGCACCTCAACCAGGGTGTCTTCCATTTCCTGAATGATCAGGCGCACCATTTTTTCCGGGTCTTCGGCCTTGTCCAGCAAGGCGTTCAGGTTGGCATTCACTATGTCGGTGAAGCGAGAGAAAATACCCATTTCAGTTTCCTCGTCTGATCTAAGGGAGTTCCTTGCTCTCCCTTATCCGAAAAGCGTGCCACTTTGCCAAAGACAATAACACACTGAATTAAAAAAGAAAATTTTGTTGATCCTATGTGAAGAGATTTGGCTTATCATAGGTTCAACCACTATTTGGCGAAAATCACCACTCATGGCACCAAGGCAACACGACAACCTCCTAGGCCAGGCCAACAGCTTCCTGGAGGTCATGGATCAGGTCTCGAGAGTCGCCCCCCTCAATAAGCCGGTGCTTATCATAGGGGAAAGGGGGACGGGTAAGGAACTCATTGCCGAACGTCTGCACTTCCTGTCCAGCCGCTGGGACCAGAGCTACCTCAAGCTCAACTGCGCGGCACTGAACGAGAACCTGCTGGAATCCGAACTGTTCGGCTACGACCAGGGCGCCTTCACCGGCGCCGCCAAACGCCACAGCGGTCGTTTCGAGCGGGCCGATGGCGGCACCCTCTTCCTGGACGAGCTGGCCAACACCTCCGGCCTTATCCAGGAAAAGCTGCTGCGGGTCATCGAATATGGCGAGTACGAGCGGGTGGGCGGCTCCCAGACCTTGAAGACGGACGTGCGCCTCATCTGCGCCACCAACGAAGATCTGCCGACCCTGGCCGAACAGGGGGCCTTTCGCGCCGACCTGCTGGACCGCCTGGCCTTCGACGTCATCACCCTGCCGCCCCTGCGTGAGCGCCGGGAAGACATACTGATGCTGGCCGAGAACTTCGCCATCAACATGGCCCGCCAGCTGGGCCAGCCGCTGTTCTCCGGCTTCACCCGCAAGGCCCAGCAGCTGATACTGGATTACGACTGGCCCGGCAACATCCGCGAACTCAAGAACGTGGTGGAGCGCAGCGTCTACCGCCACGACAACCCGGACCTGCCGGTGCACCAGATAGTGCTGGATCCCTTCGAGTCCCCCTGGCGGCCCCAGACCCAGGTGCGCACCACCGATCGCCAACCCAAGGCCCAGGAGACCCAGGCGCCGGTAGCGGTGGCCAAGCCGGCCGGCTCTTCGCTACGTTTCCCTTTGGACTTCAAGAACCTGACCCAGGAATTCGAGATCCAGGTGCTGACCGAGGCCCTCAAGGCCAACCAGTACAACCAGAAGCGCAGCGCCGACGCCCTGGGGCTGACCTACCACCAATTGCGGGGCATACTGCGCAAATACGAGCTGCTCGGCGCAGAGGAAGGTTAAGGGCAGATGGATCCCAGGTTTGGAAGGACGGGGCCAAGGGTGGTATCTTGCCGCCCTTGTTCTTTAACATCGACTCACGGCATGGCTTATGCTGGTTAATCGCACCCTGCTCTTGGGGTTACTGGGACTGCTGCTGGGGGCCTGCTCCGACGGCAAATCGGGCCTGGCCCACCAGGGCCTGGTCTATTGCGCCGAAGGCAGCCCAGAGACCTTCAATCCCCAGTTGGTGACCTCGGGCACCACGGTCGACGCCACCTCCAACCAGCTTTACGACAAGCTCATCGACATCGACGCCAAGACCGGCGAGGTGATCCCCCGCCTGGCGGTGAGCTGGGAAATGAGCCCGGATGGCCTGCGCTACAGCTTCCAGTTGCGCCGCGGGGTGCAGTTCCACCAGACCCCCTATTTCACCCCCAGCCGTGATTTCGATGCCGATGACGTCATCTTCAGCTTCCGCCGCCAGTGGGACAAGAACGACCCCTTCCACAAGGTGTCGGGGGGTGAATATCCCTTCTTCGAGGCCGTGGGCCTGGGTAGCCTGCTCCACGACATAGTGCGGGACAACGCTCACCAGGTGACCTTCGTGCTGAACAGGCCGGACGCTTCCTTCCTGGCCAACCTGGCCACCGACTACGAGGTGATCCTCTCCGCCGAATATGGCAAGCAGCTGCTGGCCCAGGGCCTGCCGGGGCGTATCGACACCCAGCCCATAGGCACAGGCCCCTTCGTCTTCGAGAGCTACCGTAAAGACAGTTATATCCGTTACCACGCCCACCCTCACTACTGGGACGGCAAGGTGGCGGTCAATCCCCTCATCTTCGACATCACCAAGCGCAGCTCCCGGCGCCTGGCCAAGCTCATCACCGGCGAATGTGACGTCACAGGCCTGCCCCTGGCCTCAGAAATAGGGGAGATCAAGAAGCACCCCAACCTCAAGTTGCAGTCCACCCCTGGCCTCAACGTCGGCTTCTGGGCCTTCAACACCGAAAGGCCGCCCCTCAACAACCCTGACGTGCGCCACGCCCTGGCCCTGGCCATCGACAAGAACACCATAATGCAGGCGGTGTTCTACGGTACCGGCTCCGCCGCCAATACCCTGCTGCCGGAAAGCTCCTGGGCCTACAACGACAAGATCCCTCCCATGAAAAGGGACCTGGACAAGGCCAGGGAGCTGATGAAAAAAGCCGGGCTTCAAGACGGCTTCAACCTCGACATCTGGGCCATGCCGGTGTCCCGCTCCTATAACCCCAATGCCCGCAAGATGGCCGAGCTGATCCAATCGGATCTCGCCGCCATCAAGGTCAAGGTACGCATCATCACCTACGACTGGACCAACTTCCGCCGCCGCCTGGCCCACGGTGAACACGACTCTGTGCTGATCGGCTGGTCCGCCGACAACACCGATCCGGACAACTTCTTCAGCCCCACCCTGTCCTGTGCGGCCCTGGCCGGCGGCAACAACAGGGCCAACTGGTGCGATCCCAAATTTGACACCCTGCTGACCAAGGCACTGCTGGTGCAGGACCGCGCTCAGCGCAAGGTCTACTACCAGCAGGCCCAAGCCTACCTGCAGGAAGCCATGCCGGTGGTGCCCCTGGCCCATGGCCTGCGCTTCTCGGCCAGCCAGGCCGATGTTGAAGGTGTGACGCTGCGCCCCTTCGGCGGCATCGGATTCGCCAAGGCGAGGAGGACCGACTGATGCTGTCCTACACCCTGCGCCGCATCAACCTCTTCATCATCACCTTCGTACTGCTGGCCCTGGTCGCCTTCAGCCTGACCCACCTGGGACCTGGAGATGCCTTGAGCCACCTGGTCAACACCGACGGCCTGGGCCCGGGCCAGATAGCGGCCCTGCGGGCCCACTACCACCTGGACGACAGCCTGGTGGTGCAGTTCGGCTATTACCTGGAGCGCATATTCAGCGGTGACTGGGGTTATTCGCTCAGTAACGGCGAGGCGGTGCTGGGGGTGTTGATGCGCACCCTGCCCGCCACCTTGGAGCTCATCTTCAGCGCCATGCTGGTGGCCCTGGTCATAGGGATCCCCACCGGCGCCTTCGCCGCCATGTACAAGCGCTCCGCCACCGACTACGCGGTGCAGGGCCTGGCCATGGTGGGCTACTCCATCCCCATCTACTGGTGGGCGCTGCTGCTGGTACTGGTATTTTCCCTGAAGCTGGGCTGGCTGCCGGTGTCGGGGCGCCTGAGCCTGGTCTATGAAATACCGCCCAAGACCGGCTTCCTGCTGGTGGATATCTGGCTTTCCAAGGTGCCCTATCGTCTCGAGGCCATGCGCGATGCCCTGGCCCACCTGGTGATGCCCACCCTGGTGCTGGCCACGGTGCCCACGGCCGTGGTGGCCCGCCTCACCCGCAGCTCACTTCGGGAAGTGCTGAAGAAAAACTACATCCGCGCCGCCCGCGCCCGGGGTTGGTCGATGTGGAAGGTGGTACGCCGCCACGGCCTGCATAACGCCCTGGTGCCGGTGGGCCGTATCCTTGGCCTGCAGATAGCGGCGCTGCTGTCCGGCGCCATCATCACCGAGAGCATCTTCAATTGGCCAGGGGTCGGCAACTACCTTATCAACAGCATCTATTCCCGGGATTTCCCCGCGATCCAGGGCTGCCTGCTGCTGCTGTCCAGCTTCGTGATCCTGGTCAGCGTGCTGACCGACATCATCTTTACCGCCCTGGATCCCCTACACCGGAAGCGTCTCCATGCTGAGCCCTAACCTCTACGCCGACGAGCGCATCCCCTCGCCCCTGATCCAGACCTGGCGGGCTTTTCGCAAGAGCCCCCTGGCCATGGTCGGCTTTTACCTGATGCTGGGGTTACTGGTGGCGACCCTGATAGGCCCCTACCTGGCCCCCTACAACCCCGATGCCCAGCACCCCGATGCCCTGCTGGTGCCGCCGTCCTGGGCCCAGGCTGGCCATGTGGATTTCTTCATCGGCACCGACGATCTGGGCCGGGATCTGCTGTCCCGCCTGCTTTACGGCGCCCGCTATACCTTTGGCTCGGCACTGCTGGTGGTGCTGGCCGCCGCCCTCATCGGCGTTGTGCTGGGGGCCATTTCAGGCACCTTGAAGGGCCTGCAAGGCTCCATTCTTCACCATTTCCTGGACACCCTGTTGTCCATCCCTTCGGTGCTTCTGGCCATCACCCTGGTGGCCATCCAGGGCCCGGGTCTGTCTGCCGCCCTGCTGGCAGTCTGGCTGGCCCTGGTACCCCAGTTCATCCGCGCCACCCATGACGCCGTGGCCTCGGAGATGGAAAAGGAATATGTGGTGGCGGCACGCATGGACGGCGCCGGCCGCTTCCGGCTGCTGTGGGACGTGATACTGCCCAACGTGGCCGACGCCATAGTGCACCAGTTCGCCCTGGGGCTGTCGGCAGCGGTGCTGGACATCAGCGCCCTCGGCTTTTTGAACCTGGGGGCCCAGGCCCCCTTGCCGGAATGGGGCGCCATGCTGGCCGGCGCCACCGATCTGGCCTACCTGGCCCCCTGGACGGTGACCTTGCCTGGCCTTGCCATACTGACGACAATGGTGGCTGTGAACCTCATCGGCGACGGCCTTCGTCAGGCCCTGAGCGAGCGCCTGGAGCAGTAAATGAGTGCCTTGCTGGATATCCGCAACCTGACCATAGAGCTGGAGACCCCCCAGGGCCGGGTGCAGGCGGTGGAAAAGGTCAACCTCCTCATCAACGAGGGGGAAATACAGGGGCTGGTGGGGGAATCCGGCTCCGGCAAATCCCTGGTGGCCAAGGCCATACTCGGGCTGCAGAGCGAGAGCTGGCATGTCCATGCCGACCGCATGCACTGGAAAG
This region includes:
- the pspA gene encoding phage shock protein PspA, with translation MGIFSRFTDIVNANLNALLDKAEDPEKMVRLIIQEMEDTLVEVRSLSAKALAERKDLERRIQKLAEKANDWQAKAELALTKDREDLAKGALVEKNRAEDAMTTLQVELTHVEETIAKLSEEVGQLNEKLTDARARQKSIVMRKQSAQTRLDVRKRFDGGKVEDTMAKFEQYERRIDDIEAQVESYDLGKGKGLDAEFAALAADDKVNQELDALKAKLAKKK
- the pspF gene encoding phage shock protein operon transcriptional activator, with the protein product MAPRQHDNLLGQANSFLEVMDQVSRVAPLNKPVLIIGERGTGKELIAERLHFLSSRWDQSYLKLNCAALNENLLESELFGYDQGAFTGAAKRHSGRFERADGGTLFLDELANTSGLIQEKLLRVIEYGEYERVGGSQTLKTDVRLICATNEDLPTLAEQGAFRADLLDRLAFDVITLPPLRERREDILMLAENFAINMARQLGQPLFSGFTRKAQQLILDYDWPGNIRELKNVVERSVYRHDNPDLPVHQIVLDPFESPWRPQTQVRTTDRQPKAQETQAPVAVAKPAGSSLRFPLDFKNLTQEFEIQVLTEALKANQYNQKRSADALGLTYHQLRGILRKYELLGAEEG
- a CDS encoding ABC transporter substrate-binding protein, giving the protein MLVNRTLLLGLLGLLLGACSDGKSGLAHQGLVYCAEGSPETFNPQLVTSGTTVDATSNQLYDKLIDIDAKTGEVIPRLAVSWEMSPDGLRYSFQLRRGVQFHQTPYFTPSRDFDADDVIFSFRRQWDKNDPFHKVSGGEYPFFEAVGLGSLLHDIVRDNAHQVTFVLNRPDASFLANLATDYEVILSAEYGKQLLAQGLPGRIDTQPIGTGPFVFESYRKDSYIRYHAHPHYWDGKVAVNPLIFDITKRSSRRLAKLITGECDVTGLPLASEIGEIKKHPNLKLQSTPGLNVGFWAFNTERPPLNNPDVRHALALAIDKNTIMQAVFYGTGSAANTLLPESSWAYNDKIPPMKRDLDKARELMKKAGLQDGFNLDIWAMPVSRSYNPNARKMAELIQSDLAAIKVKVRIITYDWTNFRRRLAHGEHDSVLIGWSADNTDPDNFFSPTLSCAALAGGNNRANWCDPKFDTLLTKALLVQDRAQRKVYYQQAQAYLQEAMPVVPLAHGLRFSASQADVEGVTLRPFGGIGFAKARRTD
- a CDS encoding ABC transporter permease, translating into MLSYTLRRINLFIITFVLLALVAFSLTHLGPGDALSHLVNTDGLGPGQIAALRAHYHLDDSLVVQFGYYLERIFSGDWGYSLSNGEAVLGVLMRTLPATLELIFSAMLVALVIGIPTGAFAAMYKRSATDYAVQGLAMVGYSIPIYWWALLLVLVFSLKLGWLPVSGRLSLVYEIPPKTGFLLVDIWLSKVPYRLEAMRDALAHLVMPTLVLATVPTAVVARLTRSSLREVLKKNYIRAARARGWSMWKVVRRHGLHNALVPVGRILGLQIAALLSGAIITESIFNWPGVGNYLINSIYSRDFPAIQGCLLLLSSFVILVSVLTDIIFTALDPLHRKRLHAEP
- a CDS encoding ABC transporter permease subunit — translated: MLSPNLYADERIPSPLIQTWRAFRKSPLAMVGFYLMLGLLVATLIGPYLAPYNPDAQHPDALLVPPSWAQAGHVDFFIGTDDLGRDLLSRLLYGARYTFGSALLVVLAAALIGVVLGAISGTLKGLQGSILHHFLDTLLSIPSVLLAITLVAIQGPGLSAALLAVWLALVPQFIRATHDAVASEMEKEYVVAARMDGAGRFRLLWDVILPNVADAIVHQFALGLSAAVLDISALGFLNLGAQAPLPEWGAMLAGATDLAYLAPWTVTLPGLAILTTMVAVNLIGDGLRQALSERLEQ